Proteins encoded by one window of Rutidosis leptorrhynchoides isolate AG116_Rl617_1_P2 chromosome 7, CSIRO_AGI_Rlap_v1, whole genome shotgun sequence:
- the LOC139859318 gene encoding uncharacterized protein: protein MGRTNSELNELRDTVRNLQLTEGKKDCWSWNLNSKGIYTVKDCSVLVDKVILPRAVNSIESLRNGLVPKKVEVFIWRARLGRIPVRFELDKRGIDLNSVRCPICDCDIETVEHILFSYQVAKDIWAKVLKWWGYNSAIFGFEDIFNGTFGGVAQDHKKNQWQAVCWVVCYIL from the coding sequence aTGGGCCGAACGAATAGTGAACTAAATGAGTTGCGTGATACTGTTCGGAACTTGCAGCTGACCGAAGGTAAAAAAGACTGTTGGAGCTGGAATCTTAATTCGAAGGGCATTTATACGGTCAAGGACTGTTCGGTTCTTGTCGACAAAGTTATTCTACCACGTGCGGTTAATTCTATTGAGTCGTTGCGAAATGGTTTGGTTCCAAAAAAAGTGGAGGTGTTTATTTGGAGGGCGAGATTAGGACGTATACCGGTAAGATTCGAGTTAGATAAACGGGGCATCGACTTGAATAGTGTGAGATGCCCGATTTGTGATTGTGACATTGAGACGGTGGAGCATATACTTTTTTCCTATCAAGTGGCAAAAGACATTTGGGCTAAAGTTCTTAAATGGTGGGGGTATAATTCGGCTATATTCGGGTTTGAGGATATTTTTAATGGTACTTTCGGTGGTGTAGCACAGGATCATAAAAAGAATCAATGGCAAGCGGTTTGTTGGGTGGTTTGTTACATTCTATGA
- the LOC139857735 gene encoding probable receptor-like protein kinase At1g11050, giving the protein MNKQLFLSFIYTLVFFSQLISQSNATISSSSSSSSSSSCPIDFNYVETFPWDTSDCTTATTNATQSCCTSLRSVFGIGLSYHLKHSKSFYFSNQQIADSCVSDYQSHLSSISVAQSFSTCLVSATEFVSNPATCAGIVTLSDWADKVGPTPVLDSACGGDLAGFVTCRSCLDAGLAVNSRLVSLSQNSTKCFVYTALYAAGIINTFGPEDTRTADCILGISLTKHVPKSNSTSNRNIVFAVSGSLIGVLLIVGVVLVYMRWNHKRKQTQLHKDNVSNVKARVLPNMGAKWFRIDELDAATNGFSQQNLIGHGGFGIVYKGTLSDGTVVAVKKMNSFDIEADNDFVNEAEILSKIRHRNLLPLRGFCATSDPINGNERYFVYDFMPNGSLHDHIFSESKSHVKKLTWPQRKSIILDVANGLSYLHNGIKPAIFHRDIKATNILLDSNMKALVADFGLAKQNREGQTHMTTRVAGTYGYVAPEYALYGQLTEKSDVYSFGIIVLEIMSGRKVLEEAKGSNSGMVLIADWAWEMVKSDRVEEVFDESMRHGATTTLPKSVMNRFLRVGLLCAHAMVALRPTISDAIRMLEGDIDIPRLLDRPPPLGHESSRSSFQLSNGLWSSSEGSLANSSFNVRV; this is encoded by the coding sequence ATGAACAAACAACTTTTCTTGTCTTTCATTTACACCCTCGTATTCTTCTCTCAACTTATATCACAATCGAATGCAacaatttcatcatcatcatcatcatcatcatcatcatcatgtccaATAGATTTCAACTATGTTGAAACCTTCCCATGGGACACTTCCGACTGCACAACCGCCACCACTAACGCCACCCAAAGCTGCTGCACATCACTCCGTAGTGTATTCGGAATCGGTCTTTCATACCACCTTAAACATTCCAAATCTTTTTACTTTTCAAATCAACAAATAGCCGATTCATGCGTCTCTGATTATCAATCACATTTATCTTCAATATCCGTAGCTCAATCCTTCTCTACATGTCTCGTTTCAGCTACCGAATTCGTCTCGAATCCGGCCACTTGTGCCGGAATCGTGACGTTGTCGGATTGGGCTGACAAAGTGGGTCCTACCCCTGTTCTTGATTCAGCTTGTGGTGGAGATCTAGCAGGGTTTGTTACTTGTAGATCATGCCTTGATGCAGGCTTAGCTGTTAATTCAAGATTAGTATCATTGAGTCAAAATTCGACTAAGTGTTTTGTTTACACAGCTTTATATGCTGCTGGTATTATTAATACTTTTGGCCCTGAAGATACTCGAACGGCTGACTGTATACTTGGTATATCCTTAACCAAACATGTCCCAAAATCCAATTCGACATCAAACAGAAACATCGTTTTTGCGGTTTCGGGATCTTTAATTGGAGTTTTGCTTATTGTTGGTGTGGTTTTAGTTTATATGAGATGGAATCATAAGAGGAAACAAACTCAATTACATAAAGATAATGTAAGTAATGTTAAAGCTCGAGTCTTGCCGAATATGGGAGCGAAATGGTTTCGTATAGATGAGCTTGATGCAGCCACAAATGGATTTTCGCAACAAAATTTAATCGGTCATGGCGGATTTGGGATTGTTTACAAAGGAACACTTTCGGATGGAACAGTTGTGGCAGTTAAAAAGATGAATAGTTTTGATATCGAAGCGGATAATGATTTTGTTAATGAGGCCGAAATATTGAGCAAGATTCGGCATCGAAATCTACTTCCTTTAAGAGGCTTTTGTGCTACAAGTGATCCTATTAATGGAAATGAAAGGTATTTTGTTTATGACTTTATGCCAAATGGTAGTTTACATGATCATATATTTAGTGAAAGTAAATCACACGTTAAAAAGTTAACTTGGCCTCAACGAAAATCGATTATTCTAGATGTGGCGAATGGGTTATCTTATTTGCACAACGGGATTAAACCCGCGATATTTCATCGCGACATAAAGGCTACAAATATTCTTTTGGATTCAAATATGAAAGCGTTAGTTGCGGATTTTGGATTAGCTAAGCAAAATAGAGAAGGACAAACACATATGACTACTCGAGTGGCGGGTACTTATGGTTATGTAGCACCCGAGTACGCCTTATACGGGCAGTTAACAGAAAAAAGTGACGTTTATAGTTTTGGGATAATAGTTCTTGAGATTATGAGTGGGAGAAAAGTGCTTGAAGAAGCGAAAGGATCGAATTCGGGGATGGTTTTGATTGCGGATTGGGCGTGGGAAATGGTGAAATCGGATAGAGTTGAAGAGGTGTTTGATGAATCAATGAGACATGGTGCAACAACAACATTGCCAAAAAGTGTGATGAATAGATTTTTAAGAGTTGGATTACTTTGTGCTCATGCTATGGTTGCACTTAGGCCTACAATTTCGGATGCGATTCGAATGTTGGAAGGTGACATCGATATACCTCGGTTGCTAGACCGACCACCACCGCTTGGTCACGAGTCGTCGAGGTCGAGTTTTCAGCTTAGTAATGGTTTGTGGTCGAGTAGTGAAGGATCTTTGGCTAATTCAAGTTTTAATGTTCGAGTTTGA